The genomic segment GCAATTTCTGCTCGTCCTCTCTCAAGCGTCTGGAGATACGAGCGCCCGACTTCTCGATAGATCCCTCCCCGTTTTTCTCTCTCTTCCTCTTCCGCTCCAGACCCCCTTGCTCGATAGCAGCCAACAGGGCCAGGGTACGTTGCTTCGTCTCCCTGGCGAAATACCGGGCCAGGGTACGGGAGATCCACAGTATGAAAAGACCGTCCAACCCAAGGAAAAAATAGAAAAGGAGGGGTTTTCGGACTTCAAGGAAAGAAAAACGGACCAACAGCAAGAAAGGAGATACGGCCAAAAAAAGGATAAAGAGGTGGGACAAAAGGAGTTTGGTGCGTTGGGTCATGCGGGCCCCCGCTCAGCAAACGGCTTCAAGTTCCATGAAGCAACCATTGGGGTATGTCGACCCCTTAATTAGGCTACCGGAAGCGGGGAATGAATTCAAGGGCGCAAAACTGGGGAAGACATTCTTTCATTGGACCCAACAGGGCCCTGTGCGGCATTCGTGGGCCAGCGGTTTGGGAATCAAGTCGGTTGATTTTTCATGCTTCTTGAGATAAATATAACCTGAAGATTTCCTGGGGATTTCCGTGGTTCCGAGGCGAGGCACATTCCCCATGCTTTCCTCCTCCCCCTTGCGGTCAAGATTCGGCCGGATTAAAATGGATCAAATTCTCTTCAGCCTGGGCCGAAGGCCCCGCCTGTTATTGGCCCTAATCCTTCTTGGGCTTCCCTTTTTCCCCTCCTCCGCTCAAGGGGAATACTCCCTCCTCAGCAGGCTCATCATCGATTATAATATCCGCGCATTGAGCAGCAGCCTCACGGAGGGTTCTTACCATGGGGAGGAGGGAATCCTCCGGATCCTGCCGGAAGCGGCTCGTTCCCTTGGAATGAAGGTTCTTATAAACGAAGATTACAAAGCGGCCAAGAGCCAATTAAAAAGGGCCCAAACGGCCCTGGAACGAGCCAAGAAACACATGTCCTCGAACCGGAACGAGCTTGCACCGGGCTACCATACCAGGCGAATCCTCGAAGAATTCCTGAGGTACCGGGAATCAATTGAATCCGCCAGGGCCCGGTTTTTATCTTACAGGCAAAAGCTGAATCCCGGGGTGGACGATAGGCTCAACAGGGAAATAGCCGCCAAGGCCATGGAAAAGCTTTTCCAAAGGTGTCTGAAGGAGACAGGTTATTCATTGAGAGACGCCCTGGGCCGTTTTTTCAACTTTTGCCTGGAGCCCGGTGACAAACAGGCCACCCTGACCACAGAAAACATATCTTTTGTCAACGAGATCTTCCGTAGGTACGTGGCGACGGCTCCACCGGAGTTATTGGCAGGCCTTGACCTGGACAGGGATCTGGATCACGCTGATCCGATCAAGCCCCGGCCATGGAAAAGGCTCCTCAAACGTGAAAGATTCGCCTTCGCCTCTGAGCTGGAATCGGCCTTTGAAAAATTCAAGGACAGGGAGCACCCGGTCGATCCCTTGCTATTTTTGGCCCTCATGCGAAGGGAATCCAGGTTTGATCCCCGGGCCGTATCATCGGTGGGGGCGGTTGGACTCACACAAATCATGCACCAAACGGCACGGCGGCTCGGGATGAAAAGCCTTTTCGTCCCTCCGTACCTCGATAAGGCCCTGGACCTTCACAGGAAGGCCCGGAGGCAACGGCAACAGGCCATGGAAGCCCTTTTTATGATCCACACAGGGGATGATCTTCGCCACGCAAGGGAGGCGAGGAATCTCATGCAACGTTCCCTGGAACTTGAAAAGAAAAAGGATCGGCTCTTCAAGAAATACCGGCATGAACTCCTGGACGGCAAAAAGGACGACCGTCTGGTGCCCTCCAGGGCCATCGAATTCGGCCTCATGTATTTCAGCCGGCTGTTGAGGGCCCAGGAAGGGGATATCAGCCTCGCCCTGGCCTCTTACAACGCAGGTCCCCACCGGGTCAAGAAATACGGTGGAATCCCACCTTTCGCTGAAACGGTTCATTTCCGCAATCAAGTCCTTCGATATTACCGGGAATATCTTCAAAAAATGAAAGGCCTGATGTAAACAAGGAAAAGAGAAGGGAAAGAGACCGTTTTGACTTGATTTCGGAAAGGATCCTTGTATACTGCCCGGAATTTTTCCACCCCCTTTCAGAAAGGCCTCCTCCCGGGCAGGAGGCCGCAAAAACGGGCTTTAAAGTGGAAAAACTCCAAACATTCTCAATCACCTCTGATCATGTACGACCTGCTTCCCGGGAAGAAACGGGGCGGTCAGTGTTTCCATTTCCAGATTTTTCAAGGAGGTTCAGATGACGGGTCAAATCCTATCCGAATCGCGTTTTGAAGACCTTGATCTTCTTAAAAGGGGAAAGGTAAGAGATGTCTATGAGGTGGACGGCCGCCTGTTGATCGTCGCCAGTGACCGGATCTCCGCCTTCGACGTGGTCATGGAAGACCCCATTCCCGATAAGGGCAAGATCCTTACCCAGCTCTCCCTGTTTTGGTTCGACTATCTCGGGGACATCGTGGAAAACCATGTCGTTTCCACCAATCCGGAGGAATACCCCCCTCCCTGCAGGAAATACGCCCGGGAACTCGAGGGCCGAAGCATGCTGGTCCAAAGGGCGGAACCTCTTCCAGTTGAATGTATTGTCAGGGGATACCTGTCCGGATCCGGGTGGAAAGAGTACCAGGCCAAGGGGAGTATCTGCGGAATTCCACTGCCCCCAGGACTCCGCGAATCGGAGGAACTTCCTGAACCCATCTTTACCCCTTCCACCAAAGCGGAGAAGGGGATTCATGACGAAAACATCTCCTTCGAAGAGGTTGAAGCCCTCCTGGGAAAAGAGGATGCCGAGAAAATCCGGGAACTCAGTCTGGCCCTCTACCGGGCCGGAAGGGATTTTGCAGCCCAACGGGGTATCATCATCGCCGATACAAAGTTCGAGTTCGGGAGAAAGGACGGGCGCATCATTCTCATCGACGAGGTCCTGACCCCTGACTCCTCCCGCTTCTGGCCCATGGACACCTATAGCCCCGGCGCTTCCCAGCAGAGTTTTGACAAGCAATTCGTGAGGGACTATCTGGAGGGCCTTGATTGGCCCAAGACCCCTCCTCCGCCCAGACTTCCTCCCCGTATTATCGAAAAGACCCGGGAGAAATACCTGGAGGCGCTGAAAAGGCTCACGGGCCATGGACTGCTCTAGCAGAGGCCGTTTAAAAACTACTGAGCTTGCTGATGCTCGGGTTGAAATGAGGCTCAAAATGCTCATTTACCAGATGGTGTCCATCCATAAATGAGAAAATTTGTGCAAGGTCAAGCCTCCGGCCCGTAAGGCCTACGCCCCGGAGGGGAAAAAGGGCCTTTCCGGTGTCGCCCCGGGATCCCATCCGAAAAAGGGCCGAAGGAGCCCTTCTTCCAAACCGATGAGCCAAAGAGGCTTCCATCGCTCCTCCTATCCTCACAAATACAGGGAAAACGGCTCAAAAACCTGCGCCTCTCCGCCTTGACAAAGGCAGGGCCGATGCTTAAGGTATGTCATAACTGTTTGGTGTGTATCATCCTGAAATCACTTCAATTCGAGTTCAGTCCACCATAGACGGGTTATTCCGAGGCCGAGATATGACCGAAAAGAAAGAAGACAAGGACATCAAGATTACCATCAATCATGATGTCTCCCGGCAACAGTCGGAAAGGGAGGAACAGGAGCCGGAGAAAAAACCGCCTGAGGAGATGTCCAAGGAAGAGTTGATCGAGAGGTTGAAGGGCCTTGAGGAGGAGAAATCCAGGATCTTCGACCTCTATCTCCGGGCACAGGCGGAAATGGAGAACCTCAAGAAGAGGACCAAAAAAGAAAAAGAGGACTGGCGAAAGTATGCCAACGAGTCCCTCATCAAGGAGATCCTGCCGGTCATGGACAATCTCGAAAAGGCGGTCTCCCACTCCGGCGATGAAAATTCCATGGACGCTTTGAAACAGGGGGTTGAACTGACCCTGAAGGGGCTCAAGGATTGCCTGAAAAAATTCGGATTGGAAGAAGTGAAGGCCGAAGGGGAGCCCTTTGATCCATGTTACCACGAAGCGGTCTCGGAGGGAGAGGACGACACCGTCAAACCCGGCACTGTGATCCATCAACTCCAGAAAGGATACATCCTCAATGAACGCCTGATCCGTCCCGCCATGGTGGTTGTAAGCAAGGGTGGGGGAGACGACACACCCGACCAGGAGGATGCATCAAATAAGATATGTGAAAATAAATAAGTGCGGCACTTTTCAAGGAGGTAAAAATGGGGAAAATAATCGGTATCGATCTTGGGACGACCAATTCGTGCGTGGCGGTGATGGAAGGGGGAGATCCCGTGGTAATAGCCAATTCGGAGGGAAGCCGAACGACACCCTCTATCGTGGCCTTCAATGAAAAGGGGGAGAGGCTCGTAGGGCAGATCGCCAAACGTCAGGCTATTACCAACCCTGAAAACACGATATTCGGTGTCAAACGGCTCATCGGGCGCAAATTCGACTCGAGCGAGGTCCAAAATGACATCAAGGTGCTCCCCTACAAGATCACCAAGGCGGCCAATGGGGACGCACAGGTGGAGGTGAGAGGCAAGGCATACAGTCCTGCTGAGATCTCTTCCATCATTCTTCAAAAGATGAAGCAGACCGCCGAGGACTACCTTGGTGAGAAGGTGACGGAGGCCGTCATTACGGTCCCCGCATATTTCAACGACAGCCAGAGGCAGGCCACAAAGGATGCGGGCCGGATTGCAGGTCTCAATGTATTGCGTATCATCAACGAGCCCACTGCGGCTTCCCTCGCCTACGGCCTGGACAAAAAAGGGGACAAAAAAATCGCCGTGTTCGACCTGGGCGGAGGGACCTTCGATATTTCCATCCTGGAGATCGGTGAAGGCGTCTTTGAAGTAAAGTCCACCAACGGTGACACCCACTTGGGAGGTGAAGACTTCGACCTGAGGATCGTCGACTACCTAGCCGACGAGTTCATGAAGGACCAGGGGATCGATCTCAGGAAGGACAAGATGGCACTCCAGAGGCTGAAGGAGGCTGCTGAAAAGGCCAAGATGGAGTTGTCCGGGGCCCAGGAGACGGATATCAACCTTCCATTCATCACGGCGGATGCCAGCGGACCCAAGCACCTGAACATCAAATTGAGCCGGGCCAAGCTGGAGGCCCTGGTGGACGATCTCATCGAAAAGGTGGTGGGTCCATGTAACATCGCCCTCAAGGATTCCGGACTCTCAGCAGGGGAGATCGACGAGGTGATCCTGGTGGGCGGAATGACCCGGATGCCTAAGGTCCAGCAGAAAGTCAAGGAGATCTTTGGGAAAGAGCCCAGCAAGGGTGTCAACCCTGACGAAGTGGTGGCCATCGGCGCCGCTATCCAGGGTGGTGTACTCAAAGGAGAGGTCAAGGACGTTCTGCTCTTGGACGTCACACCCCTGTCCCTTGGAATCGAAACCCTGGGAGGGGTGTTCACCAAATTGATCGAGAAAAACACCACCATTCCCACCAAGAAAAGCCAGATCTTCTCCACGGCCGCTGACAACCAGCCGGCTGTAGAGATCCATGTTCTTCAAGGGGAGCGGGAGATGGCCGCTGACAACAAGACCCTCGGTCGCTTTCAACTCGTGGGCATTCCACCGGCTCCCCGCGGTGTGCCGCAGATCGAGGTTACCTTCGATATCGACGCGAACGGTATCGTGAACGTCTCGGCCAAGGACATGGGAACCGGGAAGGAGCAGTCCATCAAGATCACGGCATCGAGCGGTCTGTCCGAGGAAGAAATCCAGCGACTCGTTAAAGACGCCGAGATGCATCAGGAGGAGGACCGCAAGAAAAGAGAACTGGTGGACGCCAGGAACATGGCTGATTCCTTGATCTATTCCACCGAGAAATCCATCAAGGAGGCGGGGGACAAGCTCGACGCCTCGGCCAAGGCGGAAATCGACCGGGCGATAGAAAACCTTCGCAAGGCCATGGAGACGGATAACACCGAGGAGATCAAGCGGCTCTCCGACGAGTTGACCCAGGCCTCCCACAAGCTCGCCGAGGCCATGTATGCCAAGGCGTCCCAGGAACAGGCAGGTCAACAGCAATCCGGGGGAACCGAGCCTTCCAAGGATGAAGATGTGGTCGACGCGGATTTCGAGGAAGTGAACAAGTGAGAACCGCTTTCATGCGATTCAAAGGGGCTGTCCCCGTCCTGTTAATCGGGGCGGCCCTTTTCCTATGGGGATGCGGGGGGCCCAAGGTGGCGGTGGAGCCTCTCCCCGTCAAAGAGGATCCCCGCATCCTTTTCTCAAGGGCAGAGGAAAGCTTCCATGAGGGGAGGTATGATCAGGCCCTTGAAGAATACCGACTTTATCTGGAAAAATACCCCGGCGCAGAGCAGGCGGGAACCGCCCTTTACCGGATGGCCCGGATCAATGACCAACTCAGCCGATATAAAACCGCCCTGCCCCTCTACCTCAGGCTGACCCGGGATTTTCCTGCCTTCTCAAGGCGACCCGACATCCAGTTCCGTGTAGCCGAGCTCTATTACCGTCTCGGGGATTATGACCGGTGTAAATCGACGGCCCTCGAATGGCTCGTTAAATACCGGGAAGATCCACTCCGAAAAAACGTCTTCCTGCTGCTGGCCGGTTGCGCCCAGGTCTTGGGGAATATTCCGGATACGGCCTTCTGGTGGATCAAGGCTGCCGGAGTTCCGGGGCTTTCCCCTGATGAAAAACAGAGCCTCGCTGAGAAGATCACCGGTCTTATCCGGGAGAGCACCCTGGAGGACCTCCAGAAAATGGCAGAGGGAGCCGAAGGGACCCCCTTTGCCCCCCACATCTACCACCGTCTCGCCGAACTCTTTCTCGAAAAGCGGGACCTCCAAAATGCCCGCAAAGCAGCCATGGCCCTTGTTCGTTCCACCCCCGAGCAATCATGGGTGTCACTCGGACGCCGGATCTTGGATCGTGTCGAAGCAGAATTGTCAGTGAAGCCGGGGGCCATAGGATGCCTCTTGCCCTTGAGCGGTCCCTTCGCCATTTACGGCCAGGAAGTGCTCAACGGCATACTGCTCGGGATGAACCTATTCAATGACTCGGGGGAGAATCAGGGAATCGAGCTGATCATCAAGGACACAGCCGGGAAGCCCGAAAGGGCCGCCTCCATGATCCAGGATCTTGCGGAAAGAGGGAAGGTCATAGCCGTCATCGGTCCCCTTGCAAGCAAACCCGCCCTGGCTGCCGCCGGAAAAGCCCAAGAATTGGGGGTGCCGCTTATAACCCTGACCCAGGCCGACGATATCACATCGCGAGGAGAGATGGTATTCCGAAACTTCCTCACCCCCAAAAAAGAGGTCCGGAGGATCGTGGACAAGGCCGTTTATGAACTGGGAATGACCCATTTCGGCATCTTATATCCCGAGACACCTTACGGACGGGTACTGATGAACCTTTTCTGGGACAGGGTGGAGGCCCTCGGTGGGAGCATCATGGCAGTTGAGTCCTATGATCCCAGGGAGACCGACTTCGCCGCCCAGATCAAAAAGATGGTGGGACTTTACTATCCCAGACCTGAATCCGTGAAACGAATGCTCAGGGAAAAAAAGGCGCTAGAGGGGAATGAAAAAAACATGGAAGAAGAGGATGGGGAGAAAAAGGAGGAGCCTGAGCCCATTGTAGATTTCGAGGCCGTCTTCATTCCCGACAACTATCAGCAGGTGGCCCTTATCGCCCCACAATTTCCCTTCAACAACGTATTCAATATCCGGTTCCTTGGTACCAGCCTCTGGCAATCTCCGGAACTCATTGATCAGGCGGGAGAATACATCCAGGGAGCACTCTTTCCAACCGGTTTCTTCCCCGGGGAAGATGACGAAAAGGTCGAAAAATTCGTAACACGTTACAAGACCGACTTCGAGGCCGAACCCGGCATCCTGGCGGCCACGGGGTACGATACCATCCGGATCGTAAAACAGGTGCTCCATGAGACCCCTATCCGGACCAGGGAAGATTTCAGGAAAGGTCTTCTCTCCTCAGAAGGGCTCGACGGCCTGACTGGGAAAATCGCCTTCGACCCCCAGGGTGAAGTCCTGAAGGAACCCCTCTTGTTAACGGTTTCAGGGAAACATTTCATCGTTGCCCCTTAGCCCATCCATAGGCTTTTGTCCGCCTATAACGACGGCTGTCCTTACGGGCGGGTGGGGAGTTACAATCTCTACGTCAATTCTTTTTCTCTCCGGATGATTCCTCCTTTTTTCTCCTCCTTTTTCCGGCGATTTTAGAGACGACAATTCCTACCTCATAGAGAAAAATGAGGGGGCCCGCCATCATGATCTGGGTCACCACGTCCGGGGGGGTCAGGATTGCGGCCATGACAAAGGTGAGCAGTATGGCATACTTTCGTTTCTGCTTCAGGAAATCGCTCGTCACCACACCCATCCTGGCCAAGAAGTAAATCACGACCGGCAGCTCAAAGATCAGGCCGAAGGCGAAAAGGAGCTTGATGGCGAAAGAAAAATAGAGCTTTACCGAGGGCATGGCCTGGATGTACTCGTTGGCGAACCCCATGAAAAACTTGAACCCGAAGGGGAATACCACGAAATACCCGAAAAGAGCTCCGCCGACAAACAGGATCGTGGAGAAGATCACAAAGGGAATGACGAGTTTCTTTTCCTTCTGATAGAGACCTGGGGCGACAAAAAGCCAGATCTGGTAAAAGATGTATGGAGCAGCCAGGAGAATGCCCGCCACAAAAGCAGTCTTGAGGTAGGTGAAAAACATCTCCGGAAGGCTGGTGAAAATCAGCTTGTCCCCCTCGGCCATGTTCTCTTTCAAGGGCAGGACGAGGATTTCAAAGAGCCTTTCTGAAAAAAAATAGCAGACAGCGAAACCTATCCCAGCGGCGATGGCCGAGGAGATGAGTCTCTTTCTCAATTCCTCCAGGTGACTGAGAAAGGGCTGCTTCTCATCAGGATCCATTCTTCTCCTTCTCCTCCTCGCCTTCTTCTTCGGGGGGAGCCTCCGAATCTACCATCGTACCGGGATCACTCCGCCCTTCCTCCCGGTCCGTCTCTTCCGGCGGTTTGCCGTCCCCATCATGGTCGGTCTCTTCCAGGTCCAGGGGTTTTTCCAGCCCGCTTACGGCGTCCGCCAGATCACCCTTGACCTCTTCAATATCCTCATCCAGGTTGAGGCTTTCCTTGATCTCCTGGGTTGCCTTGCGGAACTCAGCCATTCCTTTTCCTAATGCCCTTGCAAGATCGGGGAGTTTACTCGGCCCGATCACTACGAGGGCGATGACCATGATAATCAGCAATTCCGGAAATCCGATGCCGAACATCTCCACCTCCCGGGACCCGGGATCCCTGAGTTAATTACAGTTCAAGGAGCACGGCCGTCTCATCGCAGTCGGGAAACTTGGGACAATGAATGCAATCCGCCCAAATCTTTTGGGGCAACGAGGACTTGGGAACCTCCCTGAATCCAAGCTTCAGGAAGAACCGTGGCACGTAAGTCAGTGCGAAGACCCTCGGCAAACCGAGGCTTCGGGCCTCCTCGATACAGGTCTCCACAAGTCGCTTCCCGTATCCCCTGCCCTGTTGTCCCTTGGTGACGGCAAGGGAACGGATCTCCGCGAGATCCTCCCAGCAAATCCCCAGGGCGCAAGCCCCCAGGATCTCTTCTCTCTGCCCGTCTCCCTGGATCACGAAAAAATCCCTCATGTGATCATAGAGCTCACTGAGTGACCGGGGCAACAGGAGTCCTTGCTGGGCGTAATGGCCCAACAACCCGTGAATGGCCTTAACATCTCCTGTGACGGCCTTTCGTACCATCCTCTCCCACTCTCTCAATCCACACGCGAAACGAATCCCTTAAGCCCTTCCCTTTCCAGAAGCTTCCTGGCATAGCGCTCTGCTTCTTCCCGCGAATGGAAGGTGCCGCATCGAACCCGGAAATAGGTCTTTCCCTTTACGTACGTTTCGCGAAAATAGGCATCGTACCCCTTGGCAATCAGGCGGTCGATCATCTTTTTTGCCCCGAAACGATCCGAAAGGGAAGCCAACTGCACGGTATAGCGCACCCCGCTCCCTGTTCCGTGTCGGGGGGGCGATGGAGAGGGCTTCTGCGAATCCTTTCGGGATACAGTTGGAATTTCATGTTGTTTTTTGGTTCCGGTCCTGCTCTTCCCAGAATCCTTGGTTTCGGACCGTTCCCGCAGCTTCACCTCCTCCCTCATACCGGAAAGCTTTTCGTAGAAGGCCAGCTTGGGATCGGACTCCCTCAGATTCCGCCTGACTTTTTCGCTGTTGCGGTCCTTGCTGACCATCTCCTGGAGCCTGCTGACCTGGCCCTTCAGGTCCGTCAAGGCCGTCACCGCCCCCGGCAGGTATCCACGTCCAACGAAGATTCCCAGGGCAAAAATCCAGGCAAGGAGGAAAAAGAGGCCGAACACCCAGAGGAGCAAAGAAAAAGGGGTGAACTCCAGCCTCAAGGTCTTCTTAGGGCCCTTTCCGGGCTTGGATCCCTTTGCGGTCATGTTCCGCCGGTATTTCGTTTACATCCTCTCGGGTGCGTGAACGCCCAAGAGATTGAGTCCATTATATAACACGATTCGGACCGCCTCGGCCAGGAAAAGCCTTGCCCGGCTGAGGACTGGGTCCATAGGATTCACGATGCGGTTCTCAGGAGTGCGGGTCCCCAGGTTGAAGTACTTGTGAAAGGAGGCCGCGAGTTCCTTGAGATAATAGGTCAAACGGTGGGGTTCCAGGCTCCTGGAAATTTCCTCCAGAAGGGAGGGGAACTCTTCCAGGATTCGGATCAGTGCGAGTTCCTCCTCCAGCACAAGCCTCTCCAGGATATCGTCCGGATTGGAAGGAAGAGAAAGGCCCTCAACCGCCGCCTTCCTGAAAATACTCGATATCCTCGCGTGGGCGTACTGGATGTAGTAAACGGGGTTTTCACTGTCGGTCTTCTTGAAAAGGTCCACGTCGAAATCAATGGGAGAGTCGTGGTTCTTGGTGAGAAAGGCGAAACGTGCCGCATCCACCCCGACCTCGTCCATCACCTCCCGCAGGGAGACATAGCGTCCGGCCCGCTTGGACATCTTTATCTCCCTTCCCTCTTTCCAGAGCTTGACCAATTGAACCAGCAGGACCGAAAGCCAGTCCCGGTCGATCCCGTGGCTTACGAGGGCTGCTTTCATCCTCTGAACGTATCCATGGTGGTCGGCGCCCCAAATGTTCACGGCCCGGGTGAAACCCCGCCGGTACTTGTCCAGATGATAGGCAATGTCCGTTGCAAAATAGGTGTATTCGCCGTCCTGCTTCCGCACAACGCGGTCCTTGTCGTCCCCGAAAAGGGAAGTCTTGATCCAGAGGGCTCCGTCCTCCTCGTAAAGCTGACCATTGCGCTTCGCCGTTTCGAGTGTCTGCTCCAGGAGACCTGAGGCATAGAGTCGGCTTTCGCTGAACCACACGTCAAAGTGGATCCGAAAGTCGGCAAGATCCCGCCTGATCTCCGCAAGAATTTTCTCCTTGCCCCGGTCAGCACAAAGGGCCACCGCCTCCTCGCGGTCCATCACGGAAAGATCGACTTCAGCCGCGATCTCCCGTGCCAGATCCGAGACGTACTCACCATGGTATCCGTTCTCGGGGAAAGGATATTCCGGCTCGGCTTCCTGCCTCCACCGGCTGTAAATGGATTCCCCAAGGAGCTTCACCTGGTTGCCGGCATCATTGATGTAAAATTCACGGCCCACATCGAATCCGGTGAAATCGAGGATCCTGCAAAGAGTATCCCCAAGGGCCGCTCCCCTACCATGTCCCAGGTGTAAGGGACCGGTGGGATTGGCGCTCACGAATTCGATCATGATCTTCTCACCCTTACCCAGGTTGCTCCTGCCGTATTCTTTCCCCTGCTCAATGATCCGTGCCAGGACCTTGTACCACGCCCCCTTCTTTATCCAGAAATTCAGGAACCCGGGGCCCGCGATCTCCGTCCTCTCGACAAATCCGCCCCCTTCCGGGAGATGCTCCACCAGCACGGCTGCGATGTCCCTGGGCGCACGCCCCTGAGAAGAGGCGAGGGTCATGGGCAGGTTGGTCGCAAAATGCCCGTGGTCAGGCCGGTTCGGCACTTCGATCACGTAATCGGGAACGGGAGTTTCCTTCAGGCTTCCGTCCTGGAAGCATTTCTTGAGTGTTTCTTTCAACAATCGATCCAGAGTACTTTTCATTTCACGTATTCCTTCGGGTGGGATTGACCGATAGCGCAAAAGATCTCGTAAGAAATGGTATCCGCCCAGGCGGCCAATTGATCCCCCGTGATACAGTCTTCCCCCTGGCGTCCCAGAAATACCGCCTCCTCCCCCGGTCTTACGGGTTCAAGCCCCGTTACATCGACCATGAGGAGATTCATGCAAACCCTTCCGACAATGGGAGCCCTCCGGCCCCGGATCAGGACCTGCCCCCTGTTGGAAAGACGCCTTGGCAGGCCGTCGCTGTATCCCGCTGAAAGCACGGCGATCTTCCGTTCCCCTTTCGTCTGATAGGTCCTCCCGTAGCTGACAGAGGTCCCCTCCGGCAAGCGGCGCACCTGAAGGATACGGCCAGAAAGTGCCATCACGGGTCTAAGGGTTACTGGCCCCCGGAAATTGGGATCAGGCATGCCACCGTAGAGCATGATACCGGGCCGGACCATCTGGAAATAAGAATCGGGATGGGCCATGACCCCGGCGCTGTTGGCCAGGCTGTTGACCGGCAATTCCAGTCCCAGGGACCGCCCTCTCTGGATCACCTTCCGAAAGAGGGCGATCTGATCTTCGGTGAATTTCCTTGATGGTTCGTCTGCCGATGGAAAGTGGGATGTGAGGCCTTCAGGGATGAGAGAGGGATAGGCCCGGATCTTCTCCAGGAACGCAGCCGCCTCGCCGAGTGAAATACCGAGACGGCCCATGCCTGTATCTACCTTGACC from the Deltaproteobacteria bacterium genome contains:
- the alr gene encoding alanine racemase; this encodes MEWLGRYNRVKIDLSALVYNLKQVRELVGPETRIMGVVKADAYGHGRITVSRALESNSVDRLGVAFLWEALDLREKGIRCPIVILSGIENGEEAAAVVENDLTPVVYDLERAETLAREAEIRGKRISVQVKVDTGMGRLGISLGEAAAFLEKIRAYPSLIPEGLTSHFPSADEPSRKFTEDQIALFRKVIQRGRSLGLELPVNSLANSAGVMAHPDSYFQMVRPGIMLYGGMPDPNFRGPVTLRPVMALSGRILQVRRLPEGTSVSYGRTYQTKGERKIAVLSAGYSDGLPRRLSNRGQVLIRGRRAPIVGRVCMNLLMVDVTGLEPVRPGEEAVFLGRQGEDCITGDQLAAWADTISYEIFCAIGQSHPKEYVK
- a CDS encoding SPOR domain-containing protein, which translates into the protein MTAKGSKPGKGPKKTLRLEFTPFSLLLWVFGLFFLLAWIFALGIFVGRGYLPGAVTALTDLKGQVSRLQEMVSKDRNSEKVRRNLRESDPKLAFYEKLSGMREEVKLRERSETKDSGKSRTGTKKQHEIPTVSRKDSQKPSPSPPRHGTGSGVRYTVQLASLSDRFGAKKMIDRLIAKGYDAYFRETYVKGKTYFRVRCGTFHSREEAERYARKLLEREGLKGFVSRVD
- a CDS encoding arginine--tRNA ligase, whose product is MKSTLDRLLKETLKKCFQDGSLKETPVPDYVIEVPNRPDHGHFATNLPMTLASSQGRAPRDIAAVLVEHLPEGGGFVERTEIAGPGFLNFWIKKGAWYKVLARIIEQGKEYGRSNLGKGEKIMIEFVSANPTGPLHLGHGRGAALGDTLCRILDFTGFDVGREFYINDAGNQVKLLGESIYSRWRQEAEPEYPFPENGYHGEYVSDLAREIAAEVDLSVMDREEAVALCADRGKEKILAEIRRDLADFRIHFDVWFSESRLYASGLLEQTLETAKRNGQLYEEDGALWIKTSLFGDDKDRVVRKQDGEYTYFATDIAYHLDKYRRGFTRAVNIWGADHHGYVQRMKAALVSHGIDRDWLSVLLVQLVKLWKEGREIKMSKRAGRYVSLREVMDEVGVDAARFAFLTKNHDSPIDFDVDLFKKTDSENPVYYIQYAHARISSIFRKAAVEGLSLPSNPDDILERLVLEEELALIRILEEFPSLLEEISRSLEPHRLTYYLKELAASFHKYFNLGTRTPENRIVNPMDPVLSRARLFLAEAVRIVLYNGLNLLGVHAPERM